A stretch of the Massilia sp. W12 genome encodes the following:
- the lnt gene encoding apolipoprotein N-acyltransferase — protein MIKSILHTRLRRNALALLGGALLCAICGQGGASWPLAFVFMLPWLLGLHGQRGFWPLLAWAWAISCAFSLAGFAWFGAAIGAYTGIGAGAGIALLVLLAPLFQPQILAFVLLRGWAMPRYGHAGAALIGASAWLACEWLYPKLLGDTLGHILYPARLLRQGAELGGAASLTLLILLVNEALCGACLQRRQGWRAWSAQLGLAALPLALLTGFGLYALQRAPAPVEGAPLRIALVQSNLTDYEAQRKAIGAQALTSKILDTHFAMSYDALVRQGAHAVMWSETAYPTTFGQPKSAAGAHFDKMIQSIVREANAPFVFGSYERDKRGEYNAAIFLGPDGGKTGSYRKTRLFPFTEYVPAWLDSPWLRRALPWSGAWQSGDGARVLPLRLRDGREIPVLPLICRDDMDVQLGLAGVRLGAQAILTMSNDSWFSAWPQGAQWHQAAAAFRSVETRLPQFRVTTNGYSALIDPYGDVLAASRMGEAGLVVGEISLRTPPPTLLAQWGDWIGPAAATVLLLYALHAISVRLGWHAPQMRRPDLRQPIAVSLLPPGVRAGAALLRVGARLGLLWLAWQLWRDEALRLNTLAQMRSFAAFCILPEALAWALLQLFRTRLTWDAERLQFQRGSRCLSLPLAQIQRWQNWRLAWPGPGLTLHMADGARYTLYSRQIAVLHALLPPAGAPASRLARFQHLKQSLSPGLWDAPLMKYALLPLLLALPAYYLHQNITFGSGFGEWQYLGAQAWLRGMTLWWAAWVIGITLCGALLRLAIEVCAMLAMLLRPAQALAQRQYFEWLGKLALFAGAPGWLLLRVFGA, from the coding sequence GCGCGGTTTCTGGCCGCTGCTGGCCTGGGCCTGGGCCATCAGCTGCGCATTTTCATTAGCCGGTTTTGCCTGGTTCGGTGCGGCCATCGGCGCCTACACCGGGATCGGCGCGGGGGCCGGCATCGCCTTGCTGGTTTTGCTGGCGCCGTTGTTTCAGCCACAGATTCTGGCCTTTGTGCTGCTGCGCGGCTGGGCCATGCCGCGCTATGGGCATGCCGGGGCCGCGCTGATCGGCGCTTCGGCCTGGCTGGCCTGCGAGTGGCTGTATCCCAAATTACTGGGCGATACGCTGGGCCATATTTTGTATCCGGCGCGCCTGTTGCGCCAAGGTGCGGAACTGGGCGGCGCAGCCAGCCTGACTTTGCTCATTTTGCTGGTGAATGAAGCGCTGTGCGGCGCTTGCTTGCAACGCCGTCAGGGCTGGCGCGCCTGGTCTGCTCAACTCGGACTGGCGGCTCTGCCGCTTGCGCTGCTGACAGGCTTTGGCCTGTACGCCTTGCAGCGCGCGCCGGCCCCGGTGGAAGGCGCGCCATTGCGCATCGCCCTGGTGCAATCCAATCTGACCGATTATGAAGCACAGCGCAAAGCGATTGGCGCGCAAGCCCTGACCAGCAAGATTCTCGACACCCATTTCGCGATGTCATATGACGCCCTGGTGCGTCAGGGCGCACATGCCGTCATGTGGTCAGAAACCGCCTACCCCACCACCTTCGGCCAGCCGAAAAGCGCAGCCGGGGCGCACTTCGATAAGATGATTCAAAGCATTGTGCGGGAAGCGAATGCGCCTTTTGTGTTTGGCAGTTATGAGCGTGATAAGCGGGGCGAATACAATGCCGCGATCTTCCTCGGCCCGGATGGCGGCAAAACCGGCAGCTATCGCAAAACCCGCTTATTTCCATTTACAGAATATGTTCCGGCCTGGCTTGACAGCCCCTGGCTGCGCCGCGCCCTGCCCTGGAGCGGCGCCTGGCAAAGCGGCGATGGCGCACGCGTCTTGCCGCTGCGCTTGCGCGATGGCCGGGAAATCCCGGTGCTGCCCTTGATTTGCCGCGACGATATGGATGTGCAATTGGGCCTGGCCGGCGTGCGTCTGGGGGCGCAGGCGATTTTGACGATGTCCAACGATTCCTGGTTCAGCGCCTGGCCGCAGGGCGCGCAATGGCATCAGGCGGCGGCGGCGTTTCGCAGCGTCGAAACCCGCTTGCCGCAATTCCGCGTCACCACCAATGGCTACAGCGCTTTGATCGATCCGTATGGCGATGTGCTGGCCGCCAGCCGGATGGGCGAAGCGGGTTTGGTGGTGGGTGAAATCAGCCTGCGCACGCCGCCCCCGACCTTGCTGGCGCAGTGGGGCGATTGGATCGGGCCGGCTGCCGCCACAGTATTGCTGCTGTACGCGCTGCATGCAATCAGTGTGCGCCTGGGCTGGCATGCGCCGCAAATGCGCCGCCCTGATCTGCGCCAGCCGATCGCAGTGAGCCTGCTGCCGCCGGGCGTGCGCGCCGGCGCTGCGCTGCTGCGGGTTGGCGCGCGGCTGGGTTTGTTGTGGCTGGCCTGGCAGCTTTGGCGCGACGAAGCCTTACGCTTGAACACCCTGGCGCAAATGCGCAGTTTCGCCGCATTTTGCATCTTGCCGGAAGCCTTAGCCTGGGCTTTGCTGCAATTGTTTCGCACCCGCCTGACGTGGGACGCAGAGCGTTTGCAGTTTCAGCGTGGCAGCCGCTGCCTGTCGCTGCCCTTGGCGCAGATTCAACGCTGGCAAAACTGGCGCCTGGCCTGGCCCGGCCCCGGCCTGACGCTGCACATGGCCGATGGCGCGCGCTACACGCTGTACAGCCGCCAGATTGCCGTGCTGCACGCGCTGCTGCCGCCAGCCGGCGCCCCCGCCAGCCGGCTGGCGCGCTTTCAGCACCTGAAACAAAGTCTGTCACCGGGATTATGGGACGCGCCATTGATGAAATACGCCCTGCTGCCCTTGCTGCTGGCGCTGCCGGCCTATTACTTGCACCAGAACATTACGTTTGGCAGCGGTTTTGGCGAATGGCAATATCTGGGCGCGCAAGCCTGGTTGCGCGGCATGACGCTATGGTGGGCGGCCTGGGTCATCGGCATCACGCTGTGCGGCGCGCTGCTGCGTCTGGCGATAGAAGTCTGCGCCATGCTGGCCATGTTATTGCGCCCGGCGCAAGCGCTGGCGCAGCGGCAGTATTTTGAATGGCTGGGCAAACTGGCTTTATTCGCCGGCGCCCCGGGCTGGCTGTTGTTGCGGGTGTTCGGCGCGTGA
- a CDS encoding HPF/RaiA family ribosome-associated protein: MMNSAPDSFSKSNSAVKHSTGVWRIYRKEDAMLQVIVNADNSVELHEPLMQHVEKTVRDALHHFAEQITRVEVHLSEANREKGADGENRCLIEARVAHQQPIAVSDNGPSLHQAIAGAADKLKRSVDSALGRLHEMKVRSGRTEH, from the coding sequence ATGATGAATTCAGCGCCAGACAGTTTTTCCAAGTCAAACAGCGCTGTCAAACACAGCACCGGCGTCTGGCGCATTTACCGTAAAGAGGATGCCATGTTGCAAGTAATTGTGAATGCCGATAACAGTGTCGAACTGCATGAGCCTTTGATGCAGCACGTCGAAAAAACTGTACGCGATGCCCTGCATCATTTTGCTGAACAAATCACCCGCGTCGAAGTGCACCTGTCTGAAGCGAATCGTGAAAAAGGCGCGGATGGCGAAAACCGTTGCCTGATTGAGGCGCGTGTGGCGCATCAACAGCCAATCGCGGTCAGCGACAACGGCCCCAGCCTGCATCAAGCGATTGCCGGCGCCGCCGACAAACTCAAGCGCAGTGTGGACAGCGCCTTGGGCCGCTTGCATGAGATGAAGGTGCGCAGCGGCAGAACCGAACACTGA
- a CDS encoding MFS transporter codes for MSKPSATTGQAQETPEQAGSALSVLRHKNFSLYLSARVLGTLAVQMQSVAIGWQVYQMTRNVMDLGYVGLAQFAPFFLLILIAGHAADRYPRRRIIALCFAVQLLCAALLAWFSHAGLRSVTPIFATLFLFGCARAFMMTANQAILINLVPPQHFSRALALSSSSFHVAVIAGPALGGLLYLAGPLTVYLSSAALLLLSCALMLCTRPNAQAAPARAATWSSLLEGIHFVRKRPVVLGAMSLDLFAVLFGGVTALLPAYAHDVLQADSSALGLMRSMPALGAIFTSTLLAWRPITRKVGPTLFAGVALYGVATLVIGLSASLWLALPMLFLLGAGDMVSVYVRHLLVQLETPDAIRGRVSAVNAVFIGASNELGEFESGLTASWFGLLPAIIFGGAATLCVTALWAWRFPALSRMDRFPEPVQNAGH; via the coding sequence ATGTCCAAGCCTTCCGCTACCACCGGCCAAGCGCAGGAAACCCCAGAGCAGGCCGGCAGCGCCTTGAGCGTGCTGCGCCACAAAAATTTCAGCCTGTATTTAAGTGCGCGCGTGCTGGGCACGCTGGCGGTGCAAATGCAAAGCGTGGCGATTGGCTGGCAGGTGTATCAAATGACGCGCAATGTGATGGATTTGGGTTATGTCGGTTTAGCCCAGTTCGCACCCTTCTTTTTATTAATCTTGATCGCCGGCCATGCGGCTGACCGCTACCCGCGCCGCCGCATCATCGCGCTGTGTTTTGCGGTGCAATTATTGTGCGCGGCTTTGCTGGCCTGGTTCAGCCATGCCGGCTTGCGCAGTGTGACGCCGATCTTCGCCACTCTGTTTTTATTTGGCTGCGCGCGCGCTTTCATGATGACGGCGAATCAAGCGATTTTGATCAATCTCGTGCCGCCACAGCATTTCAGCCGCGCGCTCGCCTTGTCTTCCTCATCCTTCCATGTCGCCGTCATCGCCGGCCCTGCGCTGGGCGGTTTGCTGTATCTGGCCGGGCCGCTGACGGTGTATCTGAGTTCCGCCGCGCTGCTGCTCTTGTCTTGCGCGCTGATGCTGTGCACGCGGCCGAATGCGCAAGCGGCGCCGGCGCGTGCGGCCACCTGGAGTTCGCTGCTGGAAGGGATTCATTTTGTGCGCAAGCGTCCGGTGGTGTTGGGCGCGATGTCGCTGGATTTATTCGCAGTGCTGTTTGGCGGCGTCACCGCCCTGCTGCCGGCGTATGCGCATGATGTCTTGCAGGCGGACTCAAGCGCGCTGGGCTTGATGCGTTCCATGCCTGCGCTGGGCGCGATTTTCACCTCCACGCTGCTGGCCTGGCGCCCGATTACACGCAAGGTCGGCCCGACGCTGTTTGCCGGGGTTGCGCTGTATGGCGTGGCGACGCTGGTGATCGGCCTGTCCGCCAGCCTGTGGCTGGCCCTGCCCATGCTGTTTTTATTAGGTGCCGGCGATATGGTGAGCGTGTATGTGCGGCATTTGCTGGTGCAGCTGGAAACCCCGGACGCCATCCGTGGCCGCGTCAGCGCGGTGAATGCGGTCTTCATCGGCGCCTCGAATGAGCTGGGCGAATTTGAATCCGGTTTGACCGCCAGCTGGTTCGGCTTATTGCCGGCGATTATCTTTGGCGGCGCCGCCACCTTGTGCGTCACCGCCTTGTGGGCCTGGCGCTTTCCTGCGCTGTCGCGCATGGACCGTTTTCCAGAACCCGTGCAAAACGCCGGGCACTGA
- a CDS encoding DUF1178 family protein, whose translation MKVYNLRCEAGGHGFEGWFASQADYEQQKASGLLCCPVCGSAQVEKTLSAPRLNLKGGHSQAEEKSPALQAQARLLQLARELIANTEDVGERFAEEARKMHYQESEARNIRGKVSADEREALLDEGIAVLPLPILEGMDGPLQ comes from the coding sequence ATGAAAGTCTATAACCTCAGATGTGAAGCGGGCGGCCATGGCTTTGAAGGCTGGTTTGCTTCGCAAGCCGATTATGAACAGCAAAAAGCAAGCGGTTTGCTGTGCTGTCCGGTGTGCGGCAGCGCGCAAGTCGAAAAAACGCTATCCGCACCGCGTTTGAATTTGAAAGGCGGCCACAGCCAGGCAGAGGAAAAATCGCCGGCCCTGCAGGCGCAAGCCCGTTTGCTGCAATTGGCGCGGGAATTGATCGCCAATACCGAAGACGTGGGCGAGCGCTTTGCCGAAGAAGCGCGCAAAATGCATTATCAGGAAAGCGAGGCGCGCAATATCCGTGGCAAAGTCAGCGCGGATGAGCGCGAGGCTTTATTGGACGAGGGCATCGCCGTATTGCCTTTACCCATTCTGGAAGGCATGGACGGGCCGTTGCAATAA
- a CDS encoding helical backbone metal receptor, giving the protein MDSIHAALPPNCDALGLPHPSCQPGLDDVRIVSLVPSLTELLFALGLGPYIVGRTGFCMHPRRIVKSVAKVGGTKDVNLDKIRRLAPTHLLVNIDENEKPCVEQLAQFIPHVLVTHPCTLHDNFTLYRFLGEVFSRQRQAENLCRALQRGVDALPAAPALEEVLYCIWRDPWMSIGRGTYISHMLSLIGWQSWQPPVAPGEEEKRYPVFSWEQVAARPPARILLSSEPYRFELPHAHALQQQTGLPVQLVDGEMFSWFGSRAVYGVEYLRALRAAAL; this is encoded by the coding sequence ATGGATAGCATACACGCCGCCTTGCCGCCCAATTGTGATGCCTTGGGCCTGCCGCACCCGTCCTGCCAGCCCGGTTTGGATGATGTTCGTATCGTGTCCCTGGTGCCATCGCTGACGGAGCTGCTGTTCGCCTTGGGCCTGGGGCCGTACATAGTGGGACGCACCGGTTTTTGTATGCACCCGCGCCGCATCGTCAAAAGCGTGGCCAAAGTGGGCGGCACCAAGGATGTCAATCTGGATAAAATCCGCCGCCTCGCACCCACCCATTTGCTGGTGAATATCGACGAAAATGAAAAGCCCTGCGTGGAACAGCTGGCGCAATTCATTCCGCATGTACTGGTCACACACCCTTGCACCCTGCACGATAATTTCACCTTATACCGTTTTCTGGGCGAGGTGTTTTCGCGTCAGCGTCAGGCTGAAAATCTATGCCGCGCTTTGCAGCGCGGAGTGGATGCCTTGCCAGCGGCGCCGGCGCTAGAGGAAGTCTTGTATTGCATTTGGCGCGATCCCTGGATGAGCATCGGACGCGGCACTTATATCAGTCATATGCTGTCCCTGATCGGCTGGCAAAGCTGGCAGCCGCCAGTCGCGCCGGGGGAAGAGGAAAAGCGTTATCCGGTGTTCAGCTGGGAACAGGTGGCGGCCAGACCGCCGGCCCGCATTTTGCTCTCCAGCGAACCCTACCGTTTTGAATTGCCGCACGCGCACGCCTTGCAGCAGCAAACCGGTTTGCCGGTGCAATTGGTGGATGGCGAGATGTTTTCCTGGTTCGGCAGCCGCGCTGTGTATGGGGTGGAGTATTTGCGCGCTTTGCGCGCAGCCGCGCTGTAA